The following DNA comes from bacterium.
GCTTGGGCTTCTGCTCTCGGCAGTGAACGTTAAATACCGCGACGTTAAGTATGTTCTTCCGTTCTTCGTTCAGTTACTCATGTTTGTAACCCCGGTCATTTATTCACCATCCATACTGGGAAAATATTCCTGGGTACTCGCACTGAATCCGATGACCGGCGTGATTAAGGCGGCACGAGCAGCGCTTTTCGGTCTGCAGCCGATCAATTGGACTTTGCTCGGTCTTGCTGCACTCGCTGCGCTTATTGTCCTGGTAATTGGACTTGTCTACTTTAAGCAGACCGAACGATTCTTTGCAGATCTCATATGAAGCCCATTATTGAAGTTAAATCTATCTCCAAGTCATATGTCTTGTCGGGCAAGAGCGATTACTATTTTGCCTTGCGTGACTCGCTCGCGGCTCTGATACAGAGACCCGGATCTTTTCTTGCTCGGAAAACAAAGCAAATAAGCGAATCGATGGTTTTCTGGGCGTTAAAGGACGTAACGTTCTCAGTGGAGCCCGGCGAGATTGTCGGCGTCATTGGAAGGAATGGGGCAGGGAAATCAACTCTATTGAAGATACTCAATCGCATAACCGAGCCGACAGATGGAGAGGTAGTGATACGTGGCCGCATCTCGTCGCTCCTTGAAGTCGGTACGGGTTTCCATCCCGAACTTACCGGGCGTGAGAACATCTATTTCAGCGGCGCAATCCTCGGTATGAAGCGAAGCGAGATCGCGCGTAAGTTCGACGAGATTGTCGCGTTTGCTGAAGTCGATAAATTCCTAGATACACCCGTAAAACGATATTCCTCTGGAATGCAGGTGCGTCTGGCTTTTTCAGTTGCAGTGCATATGGAGCCCGACATTTTGCTGATTGATGAAGTATTGGCTGTTGGAGACGCTGAATTTCAAAGAAAGTGTCTTGCAAAAATACATGAATCTGCTCGAAAATACGGACGTACCATCCTTTTCGTCAGCCATAATCTGGATGTCGTTCAAAGTCTATGCGATAGGAGTGTATTGCTCGAAGAAGGTCAAGTAAGAATGGTGGGCCCGACATCAGAAGTAGTCTCTACCTATTTAGAGAGAATGGAAGCTAACTCAGGGGTTGCGCGCATTGAATTTCCTGAAGATTCTTCAAAAGGATTTGAACTAAAATCTGTTACCGTGCGTGGTGGCGACGGGCAACCGGCAACTACTTTCGAGCCCGATGTTCCTTTTAGGGTAGATGTGGAATATGAGGTTCGTGATAAAAAATCAAAATTCTGGATTACGGCTTCATGCACTAATGAGCATGGTGCTCTTGTATTCTATTCACGAGACACGGATAAGAATCCTAATTTGCTTGCTCGTAGAAAGGAGGGTATTCACAGGTCTGTATTCACGTTTCCAAGCAATAGTCATATTGCGATGAATGTTGGAAATTACAGTCTGACTGTTCGGATTGAACAAGATCCTTCTCGAGAAGCTATAATACCGCTGCAGATTACAAACGTAACCAATCGATTCTCGCATCATCATCATGGTGTAATGCTGGTCGAGAGTCCATGGGATAACACGGAATCATCATGAAATATTCGCCGAAATGGATTGGAAAAAAAATATTTGCACGCTTCCTTCAAACTCGGGAAAAAATCGGATTTCTACCTCTGGAAGGGATTTATGCGATTATTGCCAGCTATGGCTATAAGAATCTTGATTTCCCTGAAGCACTAAAAGTGATAGAAAAAATCCGAGAAGATAAATGGGTTCTCCAAAGCAATCTCGAGATGTATCAATTATTCTCTTTGGCAAAAAAAACCAGCAAATTGGACGGCGAAGTTGCAGAGGTTGGGGTATATCGAGGAGGCTCTGCAAGAATCATACGCGAAGCGACCTCAAAACCGCTGCATCTTTTCGATACTTTTTCTGGAGTTCCTAAGCCTTCTGAAAAAGATGAGCCTGATCAGGCAGAAGAGGGAGAATTAGCTTTTCCGCTCGAAGGCGTGCAAGAATATCTTAAGAATTATCAAAACATTTTCTATTACAAGGGTTTTTTTCCAGACTCCGCAACCGAAGAAATTAAGGCAAAGAAATTCTCATTTGTCCACCTCGATGTTGATTTGTATCAGTCAACATTGGATGGACTGAAATTCTTCTATCCAAGGATGACGAAAGGAGGGGTAATCATATGTCACGATTACGGGAAAATTGATGGCGCCCGAAGAGCGTTTGATGAATTCTTTGCTGACAAGAATGAAATAATAATAAAACCAGTTGAGACAATTCAATGCTTCATTATTAAAACTGCATAAGATCTAGCGCTCATTTGTTACTCATCGACGTATCTTACGTACGATTCTTTGAAATAGATTCATCTTACTCGAACCCAAAATTTTCCACTTCTTTCTTAAAGTGGGCAAATGCCATTCAGAATTTGGGCGCGCATATCTATGTACAAAAAGCGTTTGTCCGGATGTCTGATATGGCATGCAATCGATGAGAAACATGAAGGAAGAATCAATGACATGAACTTCCGACGCGGATTCGATAATTTTCCCGTAATCGAAAATGTTATCCGT
Coding sequences within:
- a CDS encoding ABC transporter ATP-binding protein — encoded protein: MKPIIEVKSISKSYVLSGKSDYYFALRDSLAALIQRPGSFLARKTKQISESMVFWALKDVTFSVEPGEIVGVIGRNGAGKSTLLKILNRITEPTDGEVVIRGRISSLLEVGTGFHPELTGRENIYFSGAILGMKRSEIARKFDEIVAFAEVDKFLDTPVKRYSSGMQVRLAFSVAVHMEPDILLIDEVLAVGDAEFQRKCLAKIHESARKYGRTILFVSHNLDVVQSLCDRSVLLEEGQVRMVGPTSEVVSTYLERMEANSGVARIEFPEDSSKGFELKSVTVRGGDGQPATTFEPDVPFRVDVEYEVRDKKSKFWITASCTNEHGALVFYSRDTDKNPNLLARRKEGIHRSVFTFPSNSHIAMNVGNYSLTVRIEQDPSREAIIPLQITNVTNRFSHHHHGVMLVESPWDNTESS
- a CDS encoding class I SAM-dependent methyltransferase is translated as MKYSPKWIGKKIFARFLQTREKIGFLPLEGIYAIIASYGYKNLDFPEALKVIEKIREDKWVLQSNLEMYQLFSLAKKTSKLDGEVAEVGVYRGGSARIIREATSKPLHLFDTFSGVPKPSEKDEPDQAEEGELAFPLEGVQEYLKNYQNIFYYKGFFPDSATEEIKAKKFSFVHLDVDLYQSTLDGLKFFYPRMTKGGVIICHDYGKIDGARRAFDEFFADKNEIIIKPVETIQCFIIKTA